CGATTCCCGCAACAGGAACAGCGGACTTTCGGCATGCACATTGTCGGCGGAGACCTTGCCATATTCCGAAGCCCGCCCCATTTCGGTTCCGTAATCGTAAACAAAAGAACCTTCGACAACGGCAGCAAGAATCGCGAACAACGCGACCGCAATCATCGAAGAAACATTTTGTTTAACGAACCTCATCGCTGAATAAGATAGATTTTTTTTGGCGGAATAACTATCTTTGTTCCATAATTTGAACCGCGCCCTGCTGCCACCGGGTAACAGGGGAACACGCATTCTTTATCGTTAGGTCTTTGAAGATAAAGATTCCTGGAGGTAAAGAAATGGAATGGTTTATGCTTGCCGTGGCGGGCGTTCTCGAAGTGGTTTGGGCCTGCGCCATGAAATACTCGGAGGGCTTTTCCAAAACAGTCCCTTCAGTCATCACGGTAATCGGTTTCCTTTTGAGCGCCGTATTCTTGTCGCTCGCCGTAAAGAAACTGCCGCTCGGCACCGCCTATGCGATATGGACAGGACTAGGCACGGTGGGAACGTTCGCCCTGGGCGTTTATCTATTTCATGAGCATTTCTCTATCCCGAAAGCCATTTGCGTTTTGCTTATCTTATCCGGGATTGTCGGCTTGAAATTATTGCATTAAAGAGATGCACCGCAACGGCAAACAGCACGACGATGGCAATATAGTCCGCGAAAAATAGTGCGTAACCGCGTTCCGCATCAAAGAAGAAAAACGACTGCTGCAGGAACATGTATTTCCAAAGCCCGCGAATAACGAAGGCGTAAATTCCGTAGCCCGCCACGAGAGCGGCAATCACGCGGGTTGCGATAAGCGCCGCCTTTGACTTGAAAGCGCCCGCAAGCCCCAAGCGGTTTGCAATCAAGCTCACATGCAACCCGATGTGGAGCGACATGAACACGTAATACCAGTGGCTTGCAAGCAGATGCGCCGTGCGGGCAAAATTTGCGCCCGATTCAATCCCGAGCCAGGCGAACACGTGGTTCGAAAGCATGATTCCGCTCACCATCAGGAAAATCGCGCACAGAAGAATCCCGCAATTCACGACCGCCTGCAGAATACGGAATGCGTTGTAGCGGCCCTTGAACAGCGAAAGAAAAAACCGCCGGTTCAGCGTGATATGCACCGCCCACAGAACAAGCAGCACCACGCCCAAAATCTCGTGAACGGCGGTCGATTCAAAGAAATAATTGCCACCCATCAGCACGAGCGTCGCGACCGTCATCGCGATATCAAGCGGCATACGGATTTTTGCTGTAATAGGCATATCAAGTAAAACTCATCACAGAAAACTTACTACCTGCCAACGATTTTTCCAGCATCCTTGTAATTTACGCAACGGCATCCCTTGAAGTTCTCAATATTATCGCCGGAATAGACAAGGATTTTTTTCATGCTTTCAAATTCTGGAATCGACGCGACCTTCGTAAAATTCTTGAAGTAGTCCGTATTGACTGTCGACGAAGACTTTATCTCGACCGCATTCCAGCAACCTTCGTTCTTGAACAGCAAATCCAATTCGGTCCCGGACTCTGTACGGAAATAAAAGAACTCCGTCGGCATGTTCTGATTCCATGCAGATTTTAAAGTTTCAAGAATAACAAGATTTTCAAACAAATTACCATGCAGGGGGTCTCGCGCCACCTGCTCAGGGGTTTCAATTCCCAAGAGCCTCGCCGCAAGCCCAGTATCGGTAAAATAAATCTTGGGAGACTTGATCAAGCGCTTCCCCACATTGCCGAACCACGGTCTCAACTTGAAAACGACATTTGAAATTTCCAAAACGGAAATCCATTCGGCGATGGTCTTGTTCGACACGCCCACGTCGGCTGCAAGAGAAGACGTATTCAAAATCTGCCCTACCCGCCCAGCCAGGAGTTTCACGAAAATATCAAACCTGTCAAAATCCCTGATGCGGATAAGGTCACGGACATCCCGCTCCACATACGTGCGGAAATAGTCGCGATAATAGATGTTGGGTTCTATGTGGCTATCGAATATTCTCGGCATGCCACCAAAATAGAGGCATTCATCCCTCTTTTGCTCGATTCCGGCAAGGGCCAGTTCCCGCAACGAAAGCGGAAGAAGCGTAAGAATTGAAGTTCGCCCCGCCAAAGTCTGTGAGACACCCTGCATCAAGGTCAGTTGCTGGCTCCCCGTAAGGATGAACGCTCCATTCCGGTTCAGGGAGTCGCTGACAACCTGGATTTCGCTCAAGAGTTCCGGGCAACGCTGCACCTCGTCGATAATCAGAGGCGGCGGGTTGGAAGCCAAAAAACCGCGAGAGTCCTCCTTGGCCATCAGCCGCATGCTAGTCTGTTCCAGGTTTACATAGCGGTACTCCGGGAACGTCTGGCAAGCAAGCGTCGTTTTACCGGACTGTCGTGGCCCAATAAGGGTCACGACGGGGTATTTCTGGGCCATGCCCTTTAGAGATTCGGTCAATTCTCGCTTAAACATGTATATAATATACATAAATTTATGGATTTTGGGAATTCAACTCCCAAAATCCATAAATTTGTCGTTCTATTTGTATTATTTTCGCCAATATCGCCGTTTTTCAAGAAAAA
Above is a window of Fibrobacter sp. DNA encoding:
- a CDS encoding multidrug efflux SMR transporter gives rise to the protein MEWFMLAVAGVLEVVWACAMKYSEGFSKTVPSVITVIGFLLSAVFLSLAVKKLPLGTAYAIWTGLGTVGTFALGVYLFHEHFSIPKAICVLLILSGIVGLKLLH
- a CDS encoding ATP-binding protein, which gives rise to MFKRELTESLKGMAQKYPVVTLIGPRQSGKTTLACQTFPEYRYVNLEQTSMRLMAKEDSRGFLASNPPPLIIDEVQRCPELLSEIQVVSDSLNRNGAFILTGSQQLTLMQGVSQTLAGRTSILTLLPLSLRELALAGIEQKRDECLYFGGMPRIFDSHIEPNIYYRDYFRTYVERDVRDLIRIRDFDRFDIFVKLLAGRVGQILNTSSLAADVGVSNKTIAEWISVLEISNVVFKLRPWFGNVGKRLIKSPKIYFTDTGLAARLLGIETPEQVARDPLHGNLFENLVILETLKSAWNQNMPTEFFYFRTESGTELDLLFKNEGCWNAVEIKSSSTVNTDYFKNFTKVASIPEFESMKKILVYSGDNIENFKGCRCVNYKDAGKIVGR
- a CDS encoding DUF4405 domain-containing protein translates to MPITAKIRMPLDIAMTVATLVLMGGNYFFESTAVHEILGVVLLVLWAVHITLNRRFFLSLFKGRYNAFRILQAVVNCGILLCAIFLMVSGIMLSNHVFAWLGIESGANFARTAHLLASHWYYVFMSLHIGLHVSLIANRLGLAGAFKSKAALIATRVIAALVAGYGIYAFVIRGLWKYMFLQQSFFFFDAERGYALFFADYIAIVVLFAVAVHLFNAIISSRQSRIR